The nucleotide window TTTCTTCATAAAAttacctttagtaccggttggtgttatcaaccgggactaaaggtggacctccaggcagcggccacgtggagggcctttagtcccggttcgtataagaaccgggactaaagagaGGGGCTTTagaaccaggactaaaggccctctagaaccgggacaaatgggcctttttctactagtgcgtGATGCTGATGCAATATTGAATATCCCAATCAGGCAAGGTGGAGGTGAGGATTTTCTTGCTTGGGCTTTTGAGAATTCTGAAACTACACTGTAAAATCGGCGTACCGTGCTCTAACGACTCAAAAAGAGCGTACATCTCTAGAGGAAGGGACGGCTACCGACACCTCATGGAATGATGAACAGTTCTGGAAGTCACTTTGGATGCTTAATGTTGTCCCGAAAGTGAGAGTGTTCTGGTGGAGGGTTCTTCACGGTATTCTCCCAGATGAACATACACTAAAGAGATGACATATCAGCGAGATTAGTAGATGCAATATCTGCTTAGCTATGGAGGAAGATCTTCAACATGCTCTAATCCATTGTTCTCATGCCCAACGTTTTTGGGTGGAAGCAAGGGTGTGGTTTGATATACATCTCCACAGGTTACATCTGAACTCTTGGTCTAGAGACATTCTCTGTGATCCTAGATTTTCGGACAAAGACAGACCAATCATCATCACTATTATGTGGTCTATTTTTCACTCCAAAAATAGAATTAAACACAATGAAGATGGAACCGATCCGATGACTTCTATGCGCATGACCAAGGAGTCCCTTGCGATACTGGAGCTACCGCAGAATCTTCCACTAGTCCTTCCTGGACATGGATGGCACCCACCTGAACTTGGCCAGATAAAAATTACAACAGAGTGCGATCAACTCTGATGCTTGCACGGCGGGTGCAGGTGGTGTGGCCCGGTCTGATTCTGCCTTATTGGGTGCTTGGTGTAAACCGTATTCGGGGATCACTGGCCCATTGATTGCAGAAGCAATGGCTTTGCGTGATGGTGTGCTTTTTGCAAAATTCCAAGGTTACACGCATGTGATCATGGAGGTGGACTGCCTGAAGATGGTTAATATCTgaaacactcgccacaattctcgctcaATTATGGCTCCTATTTTAGTTGAAATTGGAGagctcactactaggaaaaggcctactaatggcgcatcagttttgcctactaatgacgcgtcactggtgcgccattagtagcacgccactagtaatttttactaatggcgcatcatctagtgcgccattagtatataacaccatgcgtcattagtgtgcctcccaggggccatatttaaccatgtgctttggcacactaatggcgcactgcggatggatgtgccattagtatacttggcatactaatgacgcactctgtagtgatgcgtcattagtatgaatattaggtttttttttatttttctgatttttgcacatgttacaaaatatattatttgacagaatacagacagtagcacacagcaacagcagattcatcgaatacaatagaaaattagtctccgaatacaattcatcatattagtctccgaattcaaaagaccgaataaagataaaacattacaagtctcgagaccgcgagtatcgagtttgtcagAAGTAATACTAAACCTAataagtcctactaatcatcatcatacaacttctactcgttattcataacaagtcatacgatcatcatcttgatagtcatcgaaccaaccctacttaattgttcttagcacatgatcatcagtattaggcaggacctaaataccctatttaagctaaaatagcataaaacaatatagaccctgactctccattatggagaatggagaacatcctgtctccaattcttgcgcttcgcttccttttgcttccaagaagctccttacgactgtccatacattttttccatcctttgattttcatgtctccacttcttttagaaatctcgtatggacagttgagattcatAGGACGACCTGGctatatgttcaaaacattaacactacctttcagatacatcatatgaggcacacaattctctgggattatctgttgaaaaacatagtaataaattcatagttagcaatgatgtactagttttagaagtatgcaaaagatgcacggatgtcgtaatagtaaaaatcttaccagggtatctccatggtagttaccgtagttgaacacatgcactagtggcacgtatttaccataatgttgaggagtttgattgtggatagtgtaattctcaatgtcagtacaaaatccgaccagatgatttttctccttgtaagttgttaattcggagccatcggtgtagtgagttttgtctaccatctcccgcacattctttgaacaataaaaataagctgtcaatggaaataagctgtcatctatattgaaataaacaatataaattagctaataactatgtttgagaaactcacatagcggtagaactggaggcgtatcaacaaggatccaaatgtccatattgtcttggttgatgtcaggattaccaagatccatggtgataagcataccctcatcaaaaccatacatcttgcaaaatgcttcccaatttttgcaaccaaaatgggttacgctctcagaattatatagatttacttcaaagtccacatcgtgatgagtccttaggtgaattttctttgtttcagaaatttcatggtcttcaaaatccatcctctccaagacatagcgtcttgcatggcatgggataagctatactcgaattgtaaaagatgaaaattacacgttgaaatagttgaagtcatgcttaattatgaaaataacacttgtcgtcgttgtgtaccgtttcaacttcgaaggtctcctcgagcttaatgctgaagcgccgatcatcgtccaggtgaggcatgtcgcacagacctcgatcgtcgtggcaccagtcgcactccgccgggagactttcgtcgtccgatgatgatgacgacatatcctacggtcataattcaaaactacatcatttagggtttgtcgacaccgaggcatcctaaaagctaagcttttatcatttagggtttgtcgacgccgaggcaccctaaaagcctaagctttcatcatttaggtttttatcGACATCGAgacaccctaaaagccaaggttttatcattcagggtttgtcgacgtcgaggcaccctaaaagcctaagctttcatcatttaggttttgtcgacgccgaggcaccctaaaagcctaagcgtacatcatttaggttctcatcgacaccgaggcaccttatagaagccaagttaagttttcatcatttagggtttatcgatgccgaggcaccctaggttgggcctaatcacttggctctattgccacctatgttgggtttatcatctagggtttatcgatgctaacaagaattctaagttgggcctaatcacttggctctattgccacctatggtttaatgcagcaagaatgacGGGGCAGTTGAttctacttaattaagtactaagataccccggcccatgcattagtagtaagtaccccatatgtccgatttttagcaaagtcatgctaaaattcacggaaaatttcagcatgacctttgctgaaaataagacatatggagtacccgaattttccggaacggaagttaatcgacattccggcaaactcaagggcctctcgggtacctgcaaaatcatcacgacacgatggtcggagacaaaacccagaaaactagcaccacaatgtgcctctactttcatatggatgaaaaggccacagaccatatggtcctctgctttcatatggacaaaaatcagctcaacttatgtgagcttccattctagatctaataggtcacccaacaaaaatcatgaatagttttagctgaaaaaaaatcatggattgcTGTTAATTGAAAATTAGTGAAAGAAACTGTTGCTGATCATGGATTACTGTTAATTAAAAATAGAGAATCTGGCTTGTCTTATCATGTTCACTAAGTCCACAAAAATGAATAGGTTCAGTAAacttgaagtactcaacactaAACATGGTTCAGagctcactacactacactacatcATGCAATGGTTCAGACCTCACTACACTAGAACAagctcactacactacactacactacacatGCTTAAACTCTGAACATAAACAAACACCAGCAATGCAATATGTAAACTACCTCTGTTTCTAGGCAACAAGAGTTATCATCAATGCTTTTGAGTTTATTAAGTACCTTCAGTTCTGAGTTTTAAATGTCAAAAGAGCTTCACAGAATCTTGAATCCTCCAAATCACTCTTAACAGTTCTGCATTGCACAAAGGCAGCAATGAGCCAATGATATCAGTAGCAATAATAGGTGCTTACATTCTCATAACGTCAGTATTAGTTAACCAAAATTCAACCTACAGAGTTCTAGTACAGTGAGTAACTCCCAATTCTTTTAATAGAAGCACAATTAACAACACAACTAGGGAGTCTAGGACAATGCCACCAGATAGAATTTGAAGGAAAAACGTTCTTCCAGAACCTTCAAGCCACAATCATACATAGAGTGGCTGATCATATAAGCTATATTTAAATAAACATCAACTAAACTTGATGACAAGAAAAACTACAATCACATTGATACAAACTAGAGCATATAGCAATAGTAAATTGCTGCTCcatatagcaatagtaatgcACCTAATCAACATTGTAGAGCATCCTGTTACAAACTTGTTCTGATCCTGCAAATTAATGGGGAGGAAGAACTAGGGAGGGAGGGAATGGTAATGGTTCAGAGAAGAACAATAGTAATGCTCcatatagcaatagtaatgcTCCATATGTTCTGATCCATATAGCAAGAAGAACTAGGGAGGGAGGGAATGGGGAGGAAgggtggagagggaggaaggaggagaggtacctgggcgggcgtggccagtcgccggaggggtcggggtcggggtcggggtcggcggcggcaTCGAAGGGGTGGCTCGAGGGCGTCCGAGCTTGTCCGGGTCCTCGTAGTCAAAGAGGAAGACGACGACGGTCCTCCTGGGCGCCTCGGTTGGTCGTGGGGAGGCCGGCGGCCACGTGCTTCGCGGgtgggggggcggggggggggcggcgggggggagcgggggcggcggcgcgggggagccGGAGCGGGTGTGGCGAGGGAtggaaggggatctggcgagggagagggaaggaggtATCGGGCGAAAGGCCGGGTATCCAGCTATAGAGGGGGgaatgttagtaatggcgcaccaacgaggggtgcgccataaaaacactcatagcaatggcgcaccattctctggtgcgccattagtaacttttttttctgatagcaatgacgcaccctcctctggtgcgcgattagtaacttctttttttattatttcttgttgcatctaataatttgtttttttatcaaatttattattttcatgaggactagaacaaaatatatcatcaaatttgttttttttaatatcatcaaatttgttttttatttttaattgaaaatatcatcaaatttgttatttgaaaatatcatcaaatttgttatctGAAAATATTATCAAAAAGCGGGGGAGGGTGTGGGGTGTCGGCGGCCGCGGTGGAACGGGCCGGGGGAGGGTGcagggggtcggcggcggcggtggagcgggggagggtgcggggggtcggcggcggcggtggagcgggggagggggcggggggtcgtcggcggcggtggagcgggggagggtgcggggggtcgtcggcggcggcgtgggtcggggcagcggggggaattagctagggggcgagggagagggatgaAGAGGATCCggcgagagggagggaattagctagggggaatcttactaatggcgcaccagcggtcggtgcgccattagtaatcttttttttacatagcaatggcgcaccgggcagaggtgcgccattagtaattttttttacatagcaatggcgcaccaggcagaggtgcgccattagtaatctttttttaatatatagcaatggcgcaccaggcagaggtgcgtcataagtaatttttttgttacatgtaataattttttaaaaatgaatatgaatatgaaacattaatatttttttataaaaacagtaataattgttgtttaacaacaattgtagtctacacttttttattattatttttttaaaaatgaagaggggagaggaggcgcgggtgggatcgagatcgagatagagagggatcgagatcgagtgtcctcataaatattcaatattttatcatattgaatatgaaaaaatatcatcaaatttgaaaaaatattcatgaattcaaaaagtgcacatgatatttaaaaatattcatgatatcaaaaagtgcttatgatatttaaaaatattcatgatatcaaaatatatactaatgacgcacttctacagggtgcgccattagtagtttaaattagtaatggcgcactgtgaggcggtgcgccattagtagttttgcaaaaaaaagaacaaaaaaaattcagtactggcgcactccctgtctggtgggtcattactagttagaactagtaatggcgcatttCGGTAGGAtacgccattagtatgtatgtaaaaataaaaaaaattatcactagtggcgcacctgttttctggtgtgccattagtgttttccatactaatggcgcattacaAACTGGTGCGCCATTTAGTGGCGCACAGCCTCCTTGATGCGCCATTAATGTAAATCCTATCTATaaccctttttctagtagtggcTAGTTAATAATTTTTTTATATGATACAACATGTAAAATGGCCAGCTAATATTCCGGCTCATCTTTGTACTAAACGCGCCTGCACATTGAATGTGATGGAAAGCTGGCTCGATGAAACCCCGAACTTTCTCGTCACCTGCTTGCTAGCTGACTGTACGAGGAATGCCTTTGTTTGAATAAAAGCTCTCTAAATTGCCAGAAAAAAAAGCGCCCCTAAACTTTATTATCTCAGCAGTCAGCACCCCATTCTTCGGCCCAGACACGAAGCCCAGAGAGGGCCCAAgcggcctgacggcgacggccCAGTTATACAATGAAACCGCAGCAGCCCAAGCGGTTCGCCGTTCGCACCTGcagcctcctctctctctctttccagGAAGAGTCGTCAGGTGGGAGCAGCGTCGACGcccatggccgccgccgccgccgccggaacaGGGGGCCAGACCCTCGGCCGGAGCAGCTTCTCGCGCGCCGCCTCATCGAagaccgcctcctcctcctcctcccccaccGCCTCCGGCGTCAAGCTCGGCCCCAACGGCGCCGCCTTCGTCTCCTCCGGCATCCCCGACCTCGACAGTAAGCATGTTCCTTCTCATACCCGCCGTTCAGATCAAGCAATTTTTTTTTTGATCGAGCTTAGTCTCAAAGAACGCCAGGAACCgactgaggccatatctgtatttCAAATCTTGCGTTTTGGGCATGAACTGTGAAGTAGATACCTTATACCAGTACAAATTGCCTGCAATATGTATGATGAAAGCTACTAGTTCTTGAGGTCAGGAGAAGGAAAGATTTTGAACTGGGAGAGAGAATTGTCTGCTAAGGAAGAATGGCTATGTGCACTGGCCAATTAGGTGTCTTGGTTGGTGCTCATCAGGCCGTCGTGATTTACCAGCGTTTCTGTCGCAGGGATTCTGGGCGGCGGTTTTCTCCTCGGCTCCGTTGTGATGGTCATGGAGGACTCCGATGCGCCGCACCACCTCCTCCTGCTCCGGGCCTTCATGTCGCAGGGCGTCGTGCACAAGCAGCCCCTGCTCTTCGCTGCGCCCATGAAGGGACCCCGCTCGTTCCTCGGCGCGCTGCCTGCTCCGGTGGCGTCCTCGAAGGAGGATGCCCGGCAGAGGGCGATGGCGGGCGGAGCAGCTGGAGATGGACGGGCAAGTGTATGTCTGTCTCGTGGAAGAAATGTGTTTTGTGGTGCTGACCATGTTTCCTTATTGATCTGGATATGTACTGTAATTGTGCAGGATGAGGGTTTGAGGATAGCTTGGCAGTACAGGAAATATTTCGGGGACGAGAGGAATTCCAGTGCTGAACACAGAGGTGATGTCTGAATACTTCCCTTCCCTTTGTTTACTTGATGGTTAGTTGACGTGAAGAGCAGCCATTGTCTCTGTTAAAAAGAAAATTTGGATGGTTTCTAGAAAAATTTAAGACGAAAGAAGTATCACATTGTCAGTGTAATTGCCGCCTGATGCTAACGGAACAACAGCTATATTCGCGCTACCTGTTATAGTTTACTTGTATGAGCATCAGTTCTAGGGTTGTTATTTAATTTAAGCTATCGTTACTGTCTTTCGTGATGTTTTTTAAAAGAGTTAACTCATCTGGCAATGTTACAGACAACAAGCAGGAATTTAGCCATGATTTTGATTTACGGAAGCCCCTGGAACGGCATTTACTTAATGCACAGCATATTGAATGTTTGAGCACTCAAGATCTAGATACTCTCCATGATCTCCAGGATCGTTGTTCTGCTTTCTTGTCCAAACATCAAAGGTGAGGTTGATTCTTGGATATATTGTTGAGCTTGTTATCACAGACTGATCTACCTCAAGATGACTATGATTGTTTAATTACCACAAAACTGGACTTGTATACAATCTGATGCATTTTGCCGTATTGCTTCTGACATATCTCGTGTTTTCTGCATTCAGAAAAGAGGGTGGGAATCTGAGTGCAGGACGTATTGCTATACAGTCACTCTGTGCACCACAGTGTGGATATTTTGGGAAGGCAAGTTTTTACTTGAAATGATGTGTGCTGACTGTTTGATGGCTTGATGCAGCACATTCAAATTTTGAAGCCCAGTTACATGCTTCCTCCCTTCCAACTCAGTTTTGACATATTAGATTATTTATGCATTGCAGGACTGGGACATGGTCTCGTTTCTCAGATCACTGAAGGCCATGGTGCGCTCATCTAACGCCGTTGCCAttataacatttccacacacagTCCTATCAGATTCTTTCTGCAAGAGATGGCAGCACCTAGCAGACACGCTGCTGTCAATAAAAGCAATCCCAGGCAAGCCTAACACTTCAGAATCTGTTTTCCTGATTGCAACTTTGACTGCCGACCATACATGGCCTGATTGTTCACCCCCTTGATCATTAGATGAGGACAAGGACTTGGCGAAACTCCTTACAGGGTATCAAGATATGGTTGGTTTTCTACATGTTCATAAGGTGGCACAGACCAACAGCCAGGTACCCACCCAAGTAAACATAGGCTCGTAGGTGCTGTAAACAAAACTTGCGCTCTTCTGTGTTAACGACGCCATTTACATCGATATGCAGGTTCCTGTGATATTAGAGGCGTCCACATTTTCTCTGAAGCTGCGAAAGAGGAGGTCGCTGGTGCTAGAACGGCTGAATCAGGCCCCGGTGGACGGGTCGAGTGGGCCTTCGTCTGGTGGATCAGGCAGTTGCTCCTCCTCGACGCAAGGCTCGCAGCTCGATTTCTAGTGGGACTCCTGGAGCTTCCCTTCGAGAATAGAGGGAAGCATCCACTGTTCTTTAGCTTATTAGGATACTGGAAACAGTAAGCAGCTGAGGAAGGCTCCTGGTTGCTATGTGTATTTGTTACTAAAAATGCAACTTTTAGAGGCTTTGTTTTGGTTTTGCAATGGAGGCAGCTTAGCCTATCCATTCCCATCTCATGTTTCATTCAGTTTTTGGTGTATACAACTTTCAGCATATATACTTGTATTCTGAAAGGTTTAGATTGTACCATGATATGCTGGTGATAACAGGTTACCAGGATTGTGTGTTTCTTATGGCACAGATAGATGGTTCTTCTTGTGAAGATTGGTAAGTTTGCAATACGAAACATTAAGTAACTGTAAACTACCAACTAGACATGCATGAAGAGAGAACCTCATGTAGTTGCATGCTTCTAGAAACATCTAGGAATGATCCTAGAGCAGTTGGGCTCAGGCATGCTGAGTTGTAGAGGCAGATACTAATTTACAAGGTTTTGGCAAGGTAGAAAATTACAGCCCTAAATATACACAGCACGGCTTGTTCAAAGCGTTGCATGATCGAGATATACTTCAGGGACATTGCTTTTGCAGTTTTACCCAGAAGGCGCAGGACCGTCCCTGAAAAGCATGTTTGCGACGGGTGGAGGGAGCCATGCCGTGCCGACACTGCTGTGCACTTCCTGCTGCTGAACTTTCTGAGGATCACCGCCCTGATCGGAGACGCTGGCGACCTTTCGACTCCTTGGCCTTGTGATGCTCTTGCCCACAAAGATACCTAGCTTCATAGCAGTAAAGAAACCTATGGCGATGAACAGAGGCCTCACCACCCAATGGAAGTCCTCGAGGTGCTCATACTTCTTCACAACCCCATCGCACTTGTCGAAGCTCACCACCTCCACCTCTGAAGGGTCGGCCAAGCAGCTGCACACTTCGCCAAGGCTGAATTTGCCAGGGAAGGTCACAACAAGGCATCCATTCGAGAGTATCTGTGAAATACGGCCTGTGGCAAACACTCCGCCTCTCTTTCGCGGCCATTCAAACCGGGGGCTTGATGTGTTAGTTCTCAGCCTCACAAATTGTCCCACGCAGTAGGCTTCGGCCATTTGCAGATCTGAATATTCCCCCTTCCAGAGGGTGTCCATTCCTATTAAACCAACATACACGGTGCCATTACGGTCAATGCTATGAAGAATTCCGACCTGAGACCGCTTCTTGTCTTCCTCCCTAAGCCTTACCCAGTCTCCGGCAGCGAAACCATAGGTCACCCTCTCCACTGTCGAGGAATGGACCTTCAAAGGGTCATGTATTCCATGGACTCGTACAAGAATGTAGCTATCACGTTCTCCATCCTCCTCCATGCCAACTATGGTTCCATCAGGAATTTCCATTGTTTCAGGAGTACAAGAGTTTTTAACCTTTCTCGAGCGGACCTTGTCACCAACTTGCAGCTTATCCTTAAAGTGTGACCAATTAGTGTGACTTGGCACTACTGCCCTTGGGTTTTCAGAACTATCCCAGCCATTGTTGTCATAATCCACATCTTTAGCACTGAAGAAATGAAAAAAGAAAACAAATTTAGGAAAGAACTATGGTAAAATCACCCATCCGATGGCAGTTTAACCAAATACTGCAAGTTGATAAGGCAGAAGTAGAAAGAGAGTTTTAGCATGTTACCTTTCAAATGCTTGCAAGATATCTGACATCAAGGGGCGATCCCGAAAGTCGTACTCAAAGCAGCTAGAAAGGACATTCTCAACCTCTGCAGGTAAGTTGTATGGGAATATCGGTTTCTCTTTCTTCAGGACAACCAACTGATAAATTTCATCTGGTGATTTGCCACGCCAAGGCTGAACGCCACTGAACATCTCAAGAATGCTGCAGGCAAAGCCCCATGAATCTGTCTCGTAACTAATTGGACCTCTGATGTTTGGTTGCCATTGCTCTGGGGCCATGTAATTTGGAGTCCCAAGTCTTTGGATAAGCTCTGGGTTTGGCAGCGAAAGTCCAAACAGCAAGGATGGAATCCCAAAATCCCCCAGCACAGCATGGTCATGGTCATCAAGGAGAAAATTGCAAGGCTTGAGATTAAGAACAAATATTCCCCTGGAGTGTAGGTCTAGCACACCACGCGCCAAATCGGCACCATATCTGCAAgttataagaattcataa belongs to Triticum urartu cultivar G1812 chromosome 7, Tu2.1, whole genome shotgun sequence and includes:
- the LOC125524662 gene encoding elongator complex protein 4; this encodes MAAAAAAGTGGQTLGRSSFSRAASSKTASSSSSPTASGVKLGPNGAAFVSSGIPDLDRILGGGFLLGSVVMVMEDSDAPHHLLLLRAFMSQGVVHKQPLLFAAPMKGPRSFLGALPAPVASSKEDARQRAMAGGAAGDGRASDEGLRIAWQYRKYFGDERNSSAEHRDNKQEFSHDFDLRKPLERHLLNAQHIECLSTQDLDTLHDLQDRCSAFLSKHQRKEGGNLSAGRIAIQSLCAPQCGYFGKDWDMVSFLRSLKAMVRSSNAVAIITFPHTVLSDSFCKRWQHLADTLLSIKAIPDEDKDLAKLLTGYQDMVGFLHVHKVAQTNSQVPVILEASTFSLKLRKRRSLVLERLNQAPVDGSSGPSSGGSGSCSSSTQGSQLDF
- the LOC125524661 gene encoding E3 ubiquitin-protein ligase KEG isoform X1: MEKTTGMAGSQPTDTESFEYMLLEKDPDHYRTVFSGPSQISPWIDPAVLNLKHRIGRGPFGDVWIATHHQRTEDYDRYHEVAVKMLHPVRDDQLQVFSARFDEVFGKCQGLGNVCFLHGISTQNGRLCIAMKFYEGSIGDKMARLKGGRLPLSDVLRYGADLARGVLDLHSRGIFVLNLKPCNFLLDDHDHAVLGDFGIPSLLFGLSLPNPELIQRLGTPNYMAPEQWQPNIRGPISYETDSWGFACSILEMFSGVQPWRGKSPDEIYQLVVLKKEKPIFPYNLPAEVENVLSSCFEYDFRDRPLMSDILQAFESAKDVDYDNNGWDSSENPRAVVPSHTNWSHFKDKLQVGDKVRSRKVKNSCTPETMEIPDGTIVGMEEDGERDSYILVRVHGIHDPLKVHSSTVERVTYGFAAGDWVRLREEDKKRSQVGILHSIDRNGTVYVGLIGMDTLWKGEYSDLQMAEAYCVGQFVRLRTNTSSPRFEWPRKRGGVFATGRISQILSNGCLVVTFPGKFSLGEVCSCLADPSEVEVVSFDKCDGVVKKYEHLEDFHWVVRPLFIAIGFFTAMKLGIFVGKSITRPRSRKVASVSDQGGDPQKVQQQEVHSSVGTAWLPPPVANMLFRDGPAPSG
- the LOC125524661 gene encoding E3 ubiquitin-protein ligase KEG isoform X2, with the translated sequence MAGSQPTDTESFEYMLLEKDPDHYRTVFSGPSQISPWIDPAVLNLKHRIGRGPFGDVWIATHHQRTEDYDRYHEVAVKMLHPVRDDQLQVFSARFDEVFGKCQGLGNVCFLHGISTQNGRLCIAMKFYEGSIGDKMARLKGGRLPLSDVLRYGADLARGVLDLHSRGIFVLNLKPCNFLLDDHDHAVLGDFGIPSLLFGLSLPNPELIQRLGTPNYMAPEQWQPNIRGPISYETDSWGFACSILEMFSGVQPWRGKSPDEIYQLVVLKKEKPIFPYNLPAEVENVLSSCFEYDFRDRPLMSDILQAFESAKDVDYDNNGWDSSENPRAVVPSHTNWSHFKDKLQVGDKVRSRKVKNSCTPETMEIPDGTIVGMEEDGERDSYILVRVHGIHDPLKVHSSTVERVTYGFAAGDWVRLREEDKKRSQVGILHSIDRNGTVYVGLIGMDTLWKGEYSDLQMAEAYCVGQFVRLRTNTSSPRFEWPRKRGGVFATGRISQILSNGCLVVTFPGKFSLGEVCSCLADPSEVEVVSFDKCDGVVKKYEHLEDFHWVVRPLFIAIGFFTAMKLGIFVGKSITRPRSRKVASVSDQGGDPQKVQQQEVHSSVGTAWLPPPVANMLFRDGPAPSG